The Drechmeria coniospora strain ARSEF 6962 chromosome 02, whole genome shotgun sequence genome has a segment encoding these proteins:
- a CDS encoding Pyridine nucleotide-disulfide oxidoreductase, NAD-binding domain protein produces the protein MKTIVVLGAGLAAAPLIRQIMRTAVLTRKDLRMIVVAPNTHFHWPIAMPRVVVPGQMADEKVMYPLDTIFGQYPADKFEFVLGKASTLDPSGRLITVALNAGGVQSVAYDTLIVATGSSAKDDMPWKTLGTTDKTVETLRRLQKDIRDAKTIVVAGGGLTGAETAGELGFEYAKDGTKEVYFIHNRDLPLSPPVLHSVRKQIKVELEKMKVKVVANTTVTKVTKSSGGDTVLELREADGSTRTLRTQAYVPTTGLTPNTSFAPASMLDDGGFIKQTTHLQAEGYDDIFVIGDAGSLEVSKAYIAEAQMVHLVKALPVYLDGGKMAEYKVNSKEMVGITLGRSRATGQMGKFRVFSFLIWYMKGRFLGTDYAGLYAAGKKTMMTTFEK, from the coding sequence ATGAagaccatcgtcgtcctcggggccggcctcgccgccgcgcccctGATTCGCCAAATCATGCGCACCGCCGTCCTCACCCGCAAGGATTTACGGATGATCGTCGTCGCTCCCAACACGCACTTTCATTGGCCAATCGCCATGCCCCGTGTCGTCGTTCCCGGCCAGATGGCGGACGAGAAAGTCATGTACCCGCTCGACACCATCTTCGGCCAGTATCCGGCCGACAAGTTCGAGTTTGTCCTCGGCAAGGCCAGCACCCTCGACCCGTCCGGCCGCCTCATCACCGTGGCGCTGAACGCTGGCGGCGTCCAGAGCGTCGCTTACGACACTCTCATCGTCGCGACAGGATCTTCAGCCAAGGACGACATGCCGTGGAAGACTCTCGGCACGACCGACAAGACGGTGGAGACGCTGCGGAGGTTGCAAAAGGACATCCGAGACGCAAAGACCATCgttgtcgccggcggcggcctcacTGGGGCGGAAACTGCGGGCGAACTCGGCTTCGAGTATGCCAAGGACGGCACGAAGGAGGTGTACTTCATCCACAACAGAGACCTGCCACTGTCGCCGCCTGTCCTGCACAGTGTCAGGAAGCAGATCAAGGTGGAGCTCGAGAAGATGAAGGTCAAGGTCGTGGCCAACACAACCGTCACCAAGGTCACCAAGTCGAGTGGCGGCGACACGGTCCTCGAGCTTCGCGAGGCAGACGGCAGCACGAGGACGCTGCGGACGCAGGCGTACGTGCCAACGACGGGCCTCACGCCCAACACGTCCTTTGCGCCCGCGAGCAtgctcgatgacggcggtTTCATCAAGCAGACGACGCACCTGCAAGCCGAGGGTTACGACGACATATTCGTCATTGGCGACGCAGGCAGTCTCGAGGTATCCAAGGCCTACATCGCCGAGGCGCAAATGGTGCACCTCGTCAAGGCACTACCAGtctacctcgacggcggcaagatgGCCGAATACAAGGTGAACAGCAAGGAGATGGTCGGCATAACGCTTGGCCGCAGCAGGGCGACGGGCCAGATGGGCAAGTTTAGGGTGTTTAGTTTCCTGATTTGGTACATGAAGGGGCGCTTCCTCGGCACCGACTACGCGGGACTGTACGCTGCGGGGAAgaagacgatgatgacgacgttTGAGAAGTGA
- a CDS encoding Mediator of RNA polymerase II transcription subunit 5 yields MDSNPLPQSSEALKESMLRWSGFLSRCEAKGITIDDFRAFVKIIYARCPLPPIVIANLFLKPRPPNDISPNPQVPIWFKVLTTLGYVDPPSILLSLYNSSSLHVRLRRPQAEETAERGHSMHCWKMSFWIEEFLFYHVLKVLAEDACFRDSRSVIVLARVMCKWMDLFASASAAFTADVLEETINSEVRDEMYGTREAFVLMLLRFVETDAVVKVLGKPVGKGARKEFFQSLSRFIQTLPPTQAFVDRLEIFRSETLARFNPVDKKAKAATDAAMDELLGATVGLENFVVPEMPISNTRAALYVYLNASLVGRPLIDDSILLSFLHNKYQGETQASAIDLVLASFDLLANAVFRNEGKKDSLLLKSFLVNKVPLLLCQLCSPEFSTTSSEFCITEALNQVDTSIFPTASLMFDESRSNNPYTESVREEFCTACALHGLVPREHVERILGETSMSYEPSLEKYSKDKLLRDCLSDPEKIQGLVKGLDKMDGNVGAMCQALVELLRQLCDSKETMSLKVLCSELAQKPQALDVLLLFEKLPSILEPLCALLDNWRYDDDQGEYQPIYEEFGAILLLVLAFSYRYGLTPADIGITSPESCVARILTRAHISRQADELTEQEKAHIGGWVHGLFDSEAGGLGDDLMSSCPPQEFYLLVASVFQNIVVAYAHGHLSDESLKSGIEYVVDTFLLPSLVPAIQFLSDYLWVEQKEQKSVIKVLQLILLPSAISGEASAMLSSVRIMIAKPLENSLRSYQKQDPKNQDIEPLLRALKDSLPLSRRSGSADHNELELWAGSSSSGLAGAVKHTIQGLVQWSIHHGVSTMPTSYTHRQLVVACRIVGTKRLLRNMLEELRHQSEAGSGHIVYDVVAALICAPDVSNETPAVTSLLDVSGNVAVPQQRRLSLREVLKAEAYDCRKLQKKDAVLAEMVVRLHRRVEALMVVPQPRAILQTQDMSLDLNGGSTSLGDAMAAAAVQADAMAVDGVSLDMGLGGGTGGGLDPTADGDLFGSLDASMDMFGGWDGVDLGST; encoded by the exons ATGGATTCCAACCCTCTACCTCAGAGCTCCGAAGCTCTAAAGGAGTCGATGCTGCGCTGGTCCGGCTTTCTATCCAGGTGCGAAGCAAAAGGGATCACCATCGACGACTTCCGCGCCTTCGTCAAAATCATCTACGCGCGTTGCCCTCTCCCCCCCATAGTCATTGCCAACCTCTTCCTCAAGCCGCGTCCGCCAAACGATATCAGTCCGAACCCGCAAGTTCCCATCTGGTTCAAGGTCTTGACGACGCTCGGCTACGTCGATccgccatccatcctcctctcGCTGTACAATTCATCCTCCCTCCATGtgcgccttcgccgcccgcaggcggaggagacggcggaACGGGGCCATTCCATGCACTGCTGGAAGATGTCGTTCTGGATCGAAGAATTCCTCTTCTACCACGTCCTCAAggtgctcgccgaggacgcatGCTTTCGGGACTCGAGATCCGTCATTGTACTTGCCAGGGTCATGTGCAAGTGGATGGATCTGTTCGCCTCCGCATCTGCCGCCTTCACCGCCGACGTTCTGGAGGAAACCATAAACTCGGAGGTGCGGGATGAGATGTATGGAACGCGCGAGGCGTTCGTGCTCATGCTTTTGCGCTTCGTCGAGACCGACGCTGTCGTCAAGGTCCTCGGGAAGCCCGTTGGTAAAG GCGCGCGGAAAGAATTCTTCCAGAGTTTGTCTCGTTTCATTCAAACCCTGCCGCCGACCCAGGCGTTCGTCGACCGACTCGAAATCTTCCGCAGCGAGACGCTTGCTCGGTTCAATCCGGTCGACAAGAaagccaaggcggccacgGACGCGGCGATGGATGAGCTGCTGGGGgccaccgtcggcctcgaaAACTTTGTCGTTCCGGAAATGCCCATCTCCAACACGCGCGCTGCCCTTTACGTGTACCTAAATGCGTCG CTTGTAGGGCGGCCACTCATAGACGACAGTATCCTTCTCTCATTTCTACATAACAAATATCAG GGCGAGACGCAAGCGAGCGCAATCGACCTCGTGCTGGCCTCCTTTGACCTTCTCGCCAACGCTGTCTTTCGCAACGAAGGAAAAAAAGACTCGCTCCTTTTGAAATCTTTCCTGGTCAATAAGGTTCCTCTCCTGCTCTGCCAGCTCTGCTCCCCCGAGTTCTCCACCACCTCGTCCGAGTTTTGCATTACCGAGGCCCTCAACCAGGTCGACACGAGCATCTTCCCAACAGCGTCGCTCATGTTTGACGAGTCGCGGAGTAACAACCCGTACACTGAAAGCGTCCGAGAAGAGTTTTGCACCGCCTGCGCCTTGCACGGCCTAGTTCCGCGGGAGCACGTGGAGCGAATACTGGGCGAGACATCAATGTCCTACGAGCCGTCGTTGGAGAAGTATTCCAAGGACAAGCTGCTGCGAGACTGTCTGTCGGATCCGGAGAAGATCCAGGGCCTTGTCAAGGGCCTCGACAAGATGGACGGCAACGTCGGTGCCATGTGCCAGGCTCTCGTTGAG CTGCTGCGTCAGTTGTGCGACAGCAAGGAGACCATGTCGCTCAAGGTGCTGTGCAGCGAGCTTGCCCAGAAACCTCAGGCTCTCGACGTCTTGCTGCTGTTTGAAAAGCTGCCAAGCATTCTCGAGCCGCTGTGCGCGCTCCTCGACAACTGGCGGTACGACGATGACCAAGGGGAGTACCAACCGATATACGAAGAGTTTGGTGCCATCTTGCTGCTGGTGCTCGCCTTCAGCTATCGGTACGGATTGACACCGGCGGATATTGGCATCACATCTCCAGAGTCCTGTGTGGCCCGTATCTTGACACGAGCCCACATCAGTCGTCAAGCGGACGAGTTGACCGAGCAGGAAAAGGCACATATTGGCGGATGGGTTCATGGCCTCTTTGACAGCGAGGCAGGTGGTCTCGGGGATGATTTGATGTCGTCTTGTCCGCCGCAAGAGTTCTACCTGCTGGTTGCGTCCGTCTTCCAGAACATTGTGGTTGCATACGCGCACGGCCACCTCAGCGATGAGAGCTTGAAGAGCGGTATAGAAT ACGTGGTCGACACGTTCCTGCTGCCATCGCTGGTCCCGGCAATTCAGTTTCTCTCCGACTACCTATGGGTGGAGCAAAAGGAGCAAAAGTCCGTCATCAAGGTACTGCAGCTCATCCTTCTACCCAGCGCCATCTCCGGAGAGGCGAGCGCGATGCTGTCCTCGGTCAGGATTATGATAGCCAAGCCGCTGGAGAACTCGCTCCGTTCGTACCAGAAGCAGGACCCGAAGAACCAGGACATAGAACCGCTGCTCCGAGCTCTGAAGGACAGCCTACCGCTCTCGAGGCGTAGCGGGAGCGCGGATCACAACGAGCTGGAGCTGTGGGCTGGGAGCTCGAGCAGCGGCCTCGCCGGGGCAGTCAAGCACACGATTCAGGGGCTCGTGCAATGGAGCATACACCACGGCGTCAGcacgatgccgacgtcgtACACGCACAGGCAGCTTGTCGTAGCTtgtcgcatcgtcggcacgaAGCGGCTGCTCCGGAACATGCTGGAAGAGCTTCGGCACCAGTCGGAAGCCGGCAGCGGCCACATCGTCTACGACGTCGTGGCAGCGTTGATATGCGCCCCGGACGTGTCGAACGAGACGCCGGCGGTGACCAGTCTCCTGGATGTGTCGGGAAATGTGGCCGTTCCGCAGCAGCGACGGCTGAGCCTTCGAGAGGTGCTGAAGGCCGAGGCCTACGATTGCCGAAAGCTGCAGAAGAAGGATGCCGTACTCGCCGAGATGGTCGTTCGCCTGCACAGGAGAGTCGAGGCTCTAATGGTGGTGCCCCAACCTCGGGCCATCCTTCAGACGCAGGACATGTCGCTCGACCTGAACGGTGGAAGCACGAGCCTCGGagacgccatggccgccgccgccgttcagGCCGACGCCATGGCGGTCGACGGTGTCAGCTTAGACatgggcctcggcggcggcaccggcggcggtcTCGACCCGACGGCTGACGGAGATTTGTTCGGCAGCCTTGATGCCAGCATGGACATGTTCGGCGGCTGGGACGGCGTGGATTTGGGGAGTACCTAG
- a CDS encoding cell cycle control protein cwf16 translates to MSERKVLQKYYPSDFDPRDIARRRGPKTSGPRIQTVRLMAPFSMRCMTCGEFIYKGRKFNSRKETNLENRYLGIQIFSFHIKCTRCSAEITFCTDPKNNDYAMVKGAVRNMEPWRNKETEGESMEQRLDRLEREEAEAAGEEEKNAMADLEAKNADARREMAAADALDEIRHRNARINRSAKEGVDFADAIVRSEDEERACQEREDDEAARKAFAASRSAYDAEFDEMTIASAGLALGASDVDNSDEAKPLSAAAAAAIAMPPPTFKRTVKKKKNHSALLGIKKKVPQV, encoded by the exons ATGTCCGAACGCAAAGTTCTTCAG AAATATTATCCCTCGGACTTCGACCCCAGAGACatcgctcgtcggcgtgggcCCAAGACGAGCGGCCCCCGAATCCAAACGGTTCGTTTGATGGCGCCATTCTCGATGCGATGCATGACTTGCGGAGAGTTCATCTACAAAGGGCGCAAGTTCAACTCGAGAAAAGAGACGAACCTGGAAAACAGATATCTCGGGATCCAGATATTTTCTTTTCACATCAAATGCACCAGATGCAGCGCAGAAATCACTTTCTGCACGGACCCGAAAAATAACGACTATGCCATGGTGAAGGGTGCTGTGCGCAATATGGAACCGTGGAGGAACAAGGAAACGGAGGGCGAGTCGATGGAGCAGAGGCTTGATCGGCTCGAGAGAGAGGAAGCGGAGGCGGCCggggaggaagaaaagaacGCGATGGCGGATCTGGAGGCCAAGAACGCCGACGCTCGGCGCGAAATGGCGGCAGCGGATGCACTGGACGAGATACGACACAGAAATGCTAGGATAAATCGGTCAGCGAAGGAGGGGGTGGACTttgccgacgccatcgtgcGGTCGGAGGATGAGGAACGCGCGTGCCAAGAacgagaagacgacgaagcggccAGAAAGGCGTTTGCGGCGAGCCGATCAGCATACGACGCAGAATTTGACGAGATGACGATTGCCAGTGCCGGTCTGGCGTTGGGAGCGTCGGACGTGGACAATTCTGACGAGGCAAAGCCTTtgtctgctgctgctgcagcggCCATTGCCATGCCACCGCCCACGTTTAAGAGGACggtgaagaagaagaaaaatCACTCAGCATTACTCGGTATCAAGAAGAAGGTGCCGCAGGTTTGA